From Pseudomonas sp. G.S.17, the proteins below share one genomic window:
- the mntP gene encoding manganese efflux pump MntP, whose protein sequence is MNPISLVMLALAMSTDAFAAAIGKGSSLHKPRFLEALRMGVIFGVVETITPIIGWLIGNAASRFVESWDHWIAFTLLLVLGLHMIYNGLKTADEEEEKTTRHGLLLLIVTATATSIDALAVGIGLAFIDVNILVAAAAIGLATMTMVTIGTLLGRALGTIVGQRAEIVGGVVLIAVGSMILYEHLSVA, encoded by the coding sequence GTGAATCCCATATCCCTTGTAATGCTCGCTCTGGCGATGTCGACGGACGCTTTTGCTGCGGCCATCGGTAAAGGCTCAAGCCTGCACAAACCGCGTTTTCTCGAAGCCCTGCGCATGGGCGTGATCTTCGGCGTCGTCGAAACCATTACCCCGATCATTGGCTGGCTGATTGGCAACGCTGCGTCCAGATTCGTCGAGAGCTGGGACCACTGGATCGCCTTCACCCTGCTGCTCGTGCTTGGCCTGCACATGATCTACAACGGCCTGAAGACCGCCGACGAGGAAGAAGAGAAAACCACCCGGCATGGCCTGCTGTTGCTGATCGTGACTGCGACGGCCACCAGCATTGATGCATTGGCGGTGGGCATCGGCCTGGCGTTCATCGACGTCAATATCCTCGTCGCTGCAGCGGCTATCGGCCTGGCGACCATGACCATGGTCACCATCGGCACCCTGCTGGGCCGCGCCCTGGGCACCATCGTCGGCCAACGCGCGGAAATCGTTGGCGGCGTGGTATTGATCGCCGTGGGCTCGATGATTCTGTATGAGCACCTTTCAGTCGCTTGA
- a CDS encoding lysophospholipid acyltransferase family protein → MFEPLVATIITAGARSVTGARSLWLGCTPEPVQRIYFANHSSHGDFVLLWASLPPALRKLTRPVAGADYWQSSPLRRYIINRVFNGVLVDRQRKTPDSNPLQPMLEALENGDSLIIFPEGTRNLEDGLLPFKSGLYHLAKSYPQAELVPVWIANLNRVMPKGRVLPLPLLCTTSFGTPLQLGSDELKEQFLLRSREALLALAPEQH, encoded by the coding sequence ATGTTCGAACCTTTGGTCGCGACGATCATCACTGCCGGCGCGCGAAGCGTGACTGGCGCGCGCAGTCTCTGGCTGGGTTGTACGCCGGAACCGGTGCAGCGCATCTATTTCGCCAATCACAGCAGCCACGGCGACTTTGTGCTGTTGTGGGCTTCGCTGCCGCCTGCGTTGCGCAAGCTGACCCGGCCGGTTGCGGGCGCGGATTACTGGCAGAGCAGCCCGCTACGGCGTTACATCATCAATCGCGTGTTCAACGGCGTGCTGGTTGATCGCCAGCGCAAAACGCCGGACAGCAACCCCTTGCAACCGATGCTCGAAGCGCTGGAGAACGGCGATTCGCTGATCATCTTCCCCGAAGGCACGCGCAATCTGGAAGACGGCCTGCTGCCGTTCAAAAGCGGCCTGTACCACTTGGCGAAAAGTTATCCACAAGCCGAACTGGTGCCCGTGTGGATAGCCAACCTGAACCGTGTCATGCCCAAGGGCCGCGTATTGCCGTTGCCATTGTTATGCACAACCAGTTTTGGCACGCCGTTGCAGTTGGGCAGTGACGAGCTCAAAGAACAGTTTTTATTGCGCAGCCGTGAAGCGCTGCTGGCCCTGGCCCCGGAGCAGCATTGA
- a CDS encoding glucan biosynthesis protein D: MNRRNLLKASMALAAYSSVPASGLYVARAFAAAADGEIENFDFDTLKAHAKQVAGRGYVSNKQVLPPVLANMTPQQFNAIKYDAGHSLWHDVKGQLDVHFFHVGMGFKTPVRMYSVDPTTKQAREVHFRHELFNYESSGIDKSLVKGDLGFAGFKLFKAPEIAINDVVSFLGASYFRAVDSNKQYGLSARGLAIDTYSTRQEEFPDFTKFWFETPDKNATRFVVYALMDSPSATGAYRFDIDCQSGQVVMNIDATVNARTDIAQLGISPMTSMFSCGTHERRMCDTIHPEIHDSDRLAMWRGNGEWICRPLNNPPKLQFNAFADKDPKGFGLVQTDHNFTSYQDTVDWYHRRPSLWVEPTTPWGEGSVNLVEIVTTGETMDNIVVFWTPKNPVKAGDSLNFGYKLYWSPLPPVSTPLAQVHATRSGMGGFTEGWAPGEHYPEVWARRFAVDFNGGGLERLPEGTAIEPIVTVSNGKVQDFNILVLPDIQGYRVTFDWYPTNEGAEPVEMRMFIKSQDRTLSETWLYQYFPPTADKRKYP, translated from the coding sequence ATGAATCGCAGGAATCTCCTGAAAGCCTCCATGGCGTTGGCGGCTTATAGCAGCGTGCCGGCCTCGGGGCTTTATGTTGCACGTGCTTTTGCCGCCGCCGCCGATGGCGAGATCGAAAATTTCGACTTCGATACGTTGAAAGCCCACGCCAAACAAGTGGCCGGCCGTGGCTACGTCAGCAACAAGCAGGTCCTCCCGCCCGTGTTGGCGAACATGACCCCGCAACAGTTCAACGCCATCAAATACGACGCCGGGCATTCTCTGTGGCACGACGTCAAAGGCCAGCTGGACGTGCATTTCTTCCACGTCGGCATGGGCTTCAAGACTCCGGTCCGCATGTACAGCGTCGACCCGACGACCAAGCAGGCGCGGGAAGTCCACTTCCGCCACGAACTGTTCAATTACGAGTCCAGCGGCATCGACAAGTCGCTGGTCAAGGGCGATCTGGGTTTTGCCGGCTTCAAGCTGTTCAAGGCACCGGAAATCGCCATCAACGACGTGGTGTCCTTCCTGGGCGCCAGCTATTTCCGCGCCGTGGACAGCAACAAGCAATACGGTCTTTCCGCTCGCGGCCTGGCCATCGACACGTATTCGACGCGTCAGGAAGAATTCCCGGACTTCACCAAGTTCTGGTTTGAAACTCCGGACAAGAACGCGACCCGCTTCGTGGTCTACGCCCTTATGGATTCGCCAAGCGCGACCGGCGCCTATCGCTTCGATATCGACTGCCAGTCCGGGCAAGTGGTGATGAACATCGACGCCACCGTCAATGCGCGCACAGACATCGCCCAGTTGGGCATTTCGCCGATGACCAGCATGTTCAGCTGCGGCACCCATGAACGCCGCATGTGCGACACCATTCACCCGGAAATCCACGACTCGGACCGCCTCGCCATGTGGCGCGGCAACGGCGAGTGGATCTGTCGTCCGCTGAACAATCCGCCGAAGCTGCAGTTCAACGCCTTCGCCGACAAGGACCCGAAAGGTTTCGGTCTGGTGCAGACTGATCACAATTTCACCAGCTACCAGGACACCGTCGATTGGTATCACCGCCGGCCGAGCCTGTGGGTCGAGCCCACCACGCCTTGGGGCGAGGGTTCGGTGAATCTGGTGGAGATCGTCACCACGGGCGAGACGATGGATAACATCGTGGTGTTCTGGACGCCGAAAAATCCGGTCAAGGCCGGTGATTCGCTCAACTTTGGCTACAAACTGTACTGGAGCCCGCTGCCTCCAGTGAGCACGCCATTAGCGCAGGTCCATGCGACCCGTTCCGGCATGGGCGGCTTCACCGAAGGCTGGGCACCTGGCGAGCATTACCCGGAGGTCTGGGCGCGGCGTTTTGCGGTGGACTTCAACGGTGGCGGCCTGGAACGCTTGCCGGAAGGTACGGCCATCGAACCGATCGTCACGGTTTCCAACGGCAAGGTTCAGGATTTCAACATTCTGGTGCTGCCGGATATTCAGGGTTATCGCGTGACGTTCGACTGGTACCCAACCAACGAGGGTGCCGAACCGGTTGAGATGCGCATGTTCATCAAGTCCCAGGATCGCACGCTGAGTGAAACCTGGCTGTATCAGTACTTCCCGCCAACGGCTGACAAACGTAAGTATCCGTAA
- a CDS encoding DUF6708 domain-containing protein, producing the protein MLNRLFKRKAEPEPPSSAQESQNPKAGEVRQIGAEETLYLAPLPVYTGQQPVSMQGFPVVNDVYLQVGGSNIGMVWQGKMLAWVIWLVIFLVFFCPIIIATLFFFITPEGTNNTFSKDLNLSFQVFLVIGLPAGILNIGICIRTLITQTREQARQYPLRFNRQRREVCFVDSKTHEILIVPWEKVTAWISQGQMVTQYNATTFYTFGMALENEEKGTVQPILLDKPSQAHAMGTWEAIRLYMEQGVPTDKTGAWLRLLLGRELTEYELRPYEGLHTWEVEKLMKEEDGGLHSCFSDERRAEIGLSPRSRWPLRRWYIWRVLSFWKMPYMIAEWGHKAGTPAMPERVQQWSQPIPPDQWAKPSPALQKATQLVQHAMDKKKMNFIDACKLIEH; encoded by the coding sequence ATGCTGAATAGATTATTCAAACGCAAAGCCGAACCTGAGCCGCCTTCATCGGCGCAGGAAAGTCAAAACCCCAAAGCAGGAGAAGTGCGCCAGATCGGTGCGGAGGAAACCTTATATCTTGCACCTTTACCGGTCTATACCGGCCAGCAACCGGTGAGTATGCAAGGTTTCCCGGTAGTTAATGACGTTTACCTGCAAGTGGGCGGAAGTAATATAGGGATGGTGTGGCAAGGAAAAATGCTGGCATGGGTTATCTGGCTGGTGATTTTTCTAGTATTCTTTTGTCCGATAATTATTGCGACATTATTTTTTTTTATAACGCCAGAAGGTACTAATAATACGTTTTCTAAAGATTTAAATTTGTCGTTCCAGGTTTTCTTAGTTATAGGTCTTCCGGCAGGCATATTGAACATTGGCATTTGCATCCGCACCCTGATCACTCAAACCCGCGAACAAGCCCGCCAATACCCCCTGCGCTTTAATCGCCAGCGCCGGGAAGTCTGTTTTGTCGATAGCAAAACCCATGAAATCCTGATAGTGCCCTGGGAAAAAGTCACCGCCTGGATTTCTCAGGGGCAGATGGTGACCCAATATAACGCCACGACTTTCTATACGTTCGGCATGGCATTGGAAAACGAAGAGAAAGGCACGGTGCAGCCCATTCTGCTCGACAAACCCAGCCAGGCCCATGCTATGGGCACCTGGGAGGCCATTCGGTTGTATATGGAACAGGGTGTTCCCACGGATAAGACAGGTGCATGGTTGAGGCTTTTGTTAGGCCGCGAACTGACAGAGTACGAGTTACGGCCTTATGAAGGTCTGCATACCTGGGAGGTCGAAAAGCTAATGAAAGAAGAAGACGGTGGTTTGCACAGCTGCTTCAGTGACGAACGCCGCGCAGAAATCGGCCTATCTCCGCGCTCACGCTGGCCGCTGCGCCGTTGGTATATCTGGCGGGTACTAAGCTTCTGGAAAATGCCCTACATGATCGCCGAGTGGGGCCATAAAGCAGGTACACCCGCGATGCCCGAGCGTGTTCAACAATGGTCACAACCCATCCCTCCCGATCAATGGGCCAAACCCAGCCCCGCCCTGCAAAAAGCCACTCAACTTGTGCAGCACGCCATGGACAAGAAGAAGATGAACTTCATCGACGCCTGCAAGTTGATTGAGCACTAG
- the lpdA gene encoding dihydrolipoyl dehydrogenase, whose product MSSYDVVIIGGGPGGYNAAIRAGQLGLSVACVEGRETLGGTCLNVGCIPSKALLHASELYEAATGEEFAKLGIEVTPTLNLAQMMKQKGESVTALTKGIEFLFRKYKAEWIKGWGRIAGPGKVIVTDANGAETELQAKDIIIATGSEPTPLPGVDIDNQRILDSTGALSLTEVPKHLVVIGAGVIGLELGSVWRRLGAQVTVVEFLDHVAHGSDLEAGKTLHRSLSRQGINFKLSSKVTTATTSENGVSLSVEPAAGGAAELIEADYVLVSIGRRPFTKGLGLETVGLELDKRGMLENKGHRTAAEGIWVIGDVTSGPMLAHKAEDEASVCVERIVGKAGEIDYNLIPNVIYTRPELASVGKTEEQLKAEGRAYKVGKFPFSANSRAKVNHETEGFAKVLADERTDEILGVHLVGPSVSEMIGEFCVAMEFAASSEDIALTSHPHPTRSEALRQAAMSVIGLPTQS is encoded by the coding sequence ATGAGCAGTTATGACGTTGTAATCATCGGCGGCGGCCCCGGCGGCTATAACGCAGCCATCCGCGCGGGCCAGCTGGGCTTGAGCGTTGCCTGTGTCGAAGGGCGCGAAACGTTGGGCGGGACGTGTCTGAACGTCGGTTGCATCCCCTCCAAGGCGTTGCTGCATGCTTCGGAACTGTATGAAGCGGCCACCGGCGAAGAGTTTGCCAAGCTGGGTATTGAGGTCACGCCGACCCTGAATCTGGCGCAGATGATGAAACAGAAAGGCGAAAGCGTGACGGCCCTGACCAAGGGCATCGAGTTTCTGTTTCGCAAGTACAAGGCCGAATGGATCAAGGGTTGGGGGCGGATTGCCGGGCCGGGCAAAGTTATTGTCACCGACGCCAACGGCGCCGAAACCGAGCTGCAAGCCAAAGACATCATCATTGCCACCGGTTCCGAGCCGACGCCATTGCCCGGCGTGGACATCGACAACCAACGCATTCTGGATTCCACCGGCGCGCTGTCGCTGACTGAAGTACCCAAGCATCTGGTGGTGATCGGCGCCGGGGTGATCGGCCTGGAGTTGGGTTCAGTGTGGCGGCGGTTGGGCGCGCAGGTGACGGTGGTGGAGTTTCTCGATCACGTCGCCCACGGCAGTGATCTGGAAGCGGGCAAGACGTTGCATCGCTCACTGTCGCGTCAGGGCATCAACTTCAAGCTCAGCTCCAAAGTGACCACGGCTACGACCTCGGAGAACGGCGTCAGCCTTAGCGTCGAACCGGCAGCGGGCGGCGCGGCTGAGTTGATCGAAGCGGATTACGTGCTGGTGTCCATTGGACGTCGGCCCTTCACCAAAGGCTTGGGGCTGGAAACGGTCGGCCTGGAACTGGACAAGCGCGGCATGCTGGAAAACAAAGGGCATCGCACCGCAGCAGAAGGCATCTGGGTGATCGGTGATGTGACGTCCGGTCCGATGTTGGCGCACAAGGCCGAAGACGAAGCTTCGGTGTGCGTGGAGCGCATCGTCGGCAAGGCGGGCGAGATCGATTACAACCTGATCCCCAACGTGATTTACACCCGCCCGGAACTGGCCAGCGTAGGTAAGACCGAAGAGCAGCTCAAGGCCGAGGGCCGCGCTTACAAAGTCGGCAAGTTTCCGTTCAGCGCCAACAGTCGGGCCAAGGTCAACCATGAAACCGAAGGCTTCGCCAAGGTCCTGGCCGACGAGCGCACCGACGAAATCCTCGGTGTGCATCTGGTCGGGCCAAGCGTCAGCGAAATGATCGGCGAGTTCTGCGTGGCGATGGAATTTGCGGCGTCTTCCGAGGACATTGCCCTGACCAGCCACCCGCACCCAACCCGCTCCGAAGCGTTGCGTCAGGCGGCGATGAGTGTGATTGGGTTGCCAACGCAGTCTTGA
- a CDS encoding phosphatase PAP2/dual specificity phosphatase family protein has translation MKMLREAGLWKRAVVWLLALAPFFFASYGFATWVTAQRGDVASLAFGWEAHMPFWAWTIVPYWSIDLLYGFSLLACLTRRQLDTHALRLFSAQLIAVSCFLIWPLRFAFERPELDGVFGWLFAVLAGFDKPFNQAPSLHIALLVVLWVCYDRYLQNFHQAWRWLLHGWFSLIGVSVLTTYQHHFIDLPTGALAGWFCVWLWPDEGRSPLLAARISLGPKRLKLTAIYSLGAIILGATALKLGGAWLWLAWPAGSLLLVALNYLVFDAAGFQKRQDGSLSPAVYWLFAPYLLGAWINSRVWTRKHPQPDQVVDNVWLGRLPDNDQLKPFAAVVDMCAELPIKPDSRGYQAIPTLDLVAPTAQTCLLAAQAIERLRQQGPLLVCCALGYSRSATAVAAWHLHSGRAETVDNAIAIIRQARPGVVLRAAHVEALQEIVGARLAREGVIPDTSLSRASLAPTGPNDVI, from the coding sequence TTGAAGATGCTGCGCGAAGCCGGTTTGTGGAAACGCGCCGTGGTCTGGCTGTTAGCCCTGGCGCCATTCTTCTTCGCCAGCTACGGCTTCGCCACCTGGGTGACGGCGCAGCGCGGCGACGTGGCAAGCCTGGCCTTCGGATGGGAAGCGCACATGCCATTCTGGGCCTGGACCATCGTGCCCTATTGGTCCATCGACCTGCTTTACGGCTTCTCGTTGCTGGCGTGCCTGACTCGCCGACAGCTGGATACTCACGCGTTGCGCCTGTTCAGCGCCCAGCTGATTGCGGTGAGCTGCTTCCTGATCTGGCCGTTGCGTTTCGCTTTCGAGCGTCCGGAACTGGATGGCGTATTCGGCTGGTTATTCGCCGTGCTGGCGGGCTTCGACAAGCCCTTCAATCAGGCGCCTTCGCTGCATATCGCGCTGCTGGTGGTGCTATGGGTCTGCTACGACCGCTATCTGCAGAACTTCCATCAGGCATGGCGCTGGTTGCTGCATGGCTGGTTCAGCCTAATCGGCGTTTCGGTGCTGACCACTTATCAACATCACTTTATCGACTTACCCACAGGCGCGCTGGCCGGTTGGTTCTGTGTGTGGCTTTGGCCGGATGAAGGCCGCAGTCCTTTACTCGCAGCGCGTATCAGCCTGGGACCGAAGCGCCTGAAGCTGACTGCCATTTATAGTCTCGGCGCAATAATTCTCGGCGCGACGGCCCTGAAGCTGGGCGGCGCGTGGCTTTGGCTGGCCTGGCCAGCGGGTTCGCTGCTGTTGGTTGCGCTGAATTATCTGGTGTTTGATGCGGCGGGTTTCCAGAAACGTCAGGACGGCAGCCTCAGCCCAGCGGTGTATTGGCTGTTCGCGCCGTACTTGCTCGGTGCCTGGATCAATTCAAGGGTGTGGACACGCAAGCATCCACAGCCCGATCAGGTTGTGGATAACGTTTGGCTGGGACGTCTGCCGGATAACGACCAGCTCAAGCCTTTCGCCGCCGTTGTGGATATGTGCGCCGAGCTGCCGATCAAACCGGATTCACGGGGCTATCAGGCGATTCCGACGCTGGATCTGGTCGCGCCCACGGCGCAGACCTGTCTGCTCGCCGCCCAGGCCATTGAACGTCTGCGCCAGCAAGGGCCGTTATTGGTGTGCTGCGCGCTGGGTTATTCGCGCAGTGCCACGGCAGTTGCTGCCTGGCATTTGCACAGCGGTCGCGCCGAGACTGTGGATAACGCGATTGCGATCATCCGCCAGGCAAGGCCCGGCGTGGTGCTGCGCGCCGCACATGTTGAAGCCTTGCAGGAAATCGTAGGCGCGAGGCTTGCCCGCGAAGGCGTTATCCCCGACACATCGCTTTCGCGGGCAAGCCTCGCTCCTACGGGGCCCAATGATGTCATCTGA
- a CDS encoding toxin VasX — translation MKRTVQLLPLRYGLVENLQPSRDIPMPHELQSRKMGLRLLRDGYLYIVDKASGYLHEYRVEQGSISKLLWKGPQVRADIRTNAIGEPDLVFPRHSALHVAYSEFQWTAYKCSQVIGQPPEREKYMQYVSFSQIDCENVGAHLLTEKQTRNWLAETAETTEAKDLPEGADPEENTAYHWEHKPLFRKTSIEELTSQVNGAHKHDFLFLVVRDDIGVMLDLAAAQLKVADWIGRWSNDEDTQRKYLTGAYIQSMYQVTQKRLDQLATKDKRYQALLDDTNEDQREKLLEYLRVKRDYRGPAIFGDEQSWREQAQHNPLAKATVDMRDALGPQLFDKHSPAITDLELATWYALSGEKVGERGINQLAHREPMEAFVLKQQKLLSHWRSQLKSIRADRLKMIIEGHFHRAAWYYDFRQNEQIQHRLEREFNCVAAICDDQQATEQLQAYLEKNPLVQVPGLDTLNLADQADLRKKLADLSDFSIKLADAPGVVRDMDALANQFNSLMRQSLPNYDNLNTRFSGLNSLLGSAYDPARQLRVAARLAQAQLDFQRGASIDPNDFIRSIGPAARLRLLSAYASSGLQLRVASASEVELFTRDRSAALALREDLKALYKERREKFRGQTTDADPIGSRKRLNENINLVKYQLGPIEERLSLALTPGGGAGQFGLVLGNMDPQLNEEMRRTVNDYRSTGTYKGPMRGVLKSPGDQIAVVLFYFQAMKFFDVASKVRSKEDRGWKDVFDIGESFITTFSAGFAAVQGLSINILRAHIDQMESAAGKLNTMSKLGKWSAFAGLGAFGFGIGAAAFDLGKHTKQWMNALAEGDGKKLATTSLQLAGDSILAGANVWALKHTASITREIMRKPMELRALAWAERSVQLVGIATRANLIGIAATGLQLMGEALFNYFNLDALNKWVLHSAWGQQSLGLSLDEDWRKLASIVQQPVCQLIRSDHGTELRLTFPAIRSDEMERRKVWIEALQRQKDYSAPYGSQNPVYWAVCSEALAGQLKRVGPADGALVLSLDLSPLISDHFGLAIAVSYDLEEHRDISHRSTFHVLDLHRQQVEGRWRERKGVFAYKAETEESMQLTATPPWLLREVDLGASDAE, via the coding sequence ATGAAGCGCACGGTCCAACTCCTGCCGCTACGCTATGGGCTTGTGGAAAACCTGCAACCCAGCCGCGACATTCCGATGCCTCATGAGCTGCAAAGCCGAAAAATGGGCTTGCGCCTGCTGCGTGATGGCTATCTATACATCGTCGACAAGGCCAGCGGTTACTTGCACGAATACCGTGTCGAGCAAGGATCGATAAGCAAATTGCTCTGGAAAGGTCCGCAAGTCAGGGCCGACATTCGCACTAACGCCATTGGTGAGCCAGATCTGGTTTTCCCCCGGCATAGCGCGCTGCACGTGGCGTATTCCGAATTTCAATGGACGGCCTACAAATGCTCGCAGGTGATCGGTCAACCGCCCGAGCGTGAAAAATACATGCAGTACGTCAGCTTCAGCCAGATCGACTGCGAGAATGTTGGCGCGCATCTGCTGACGGAGAAACAGACCCGAAACTGGCTGGCAGAAACGGCGGAAACCACCGAAGCAAAGGATCTCCCCGAAGGCGCCGACCCGGAGGAAAACACCGCCTATCACTGGGAACATAAACCGCTATTTCGCAAAACCTCGATCGAGGAGCTGACGAGTCAGGTCAACGGCGCACATAAACACGACTTTCTGTTTCTGGTGGTGCGCGACGATATCGGCGTCATGCTCGATCTGGCTGCGGCGCAACTCAAGGTTGCCGACTGGATTGGGCGCTGGAGCAATGATGAGGACACCCAGCGCAAATACCTGACCGGGGCCTACATCCAGTCGATGTATCAGGTCACCCAGAAACGCCTTGATCAACTGGCTACCAAGGACAAACGCTACCAGGCACTGCTTGACGACACCAACGAGGATCAACGGGAAAAGCTCCTCGAGTACCTGCGCGTCAAACGCGACTACCGTGGGCCCGCCATTTTTGGCGATGAGCAGAGCTGGCGTGAGCAGGCGCAACATAATCCACTGGCCAAGGCGACGGTGGACATGCGCGACGCCCTCGGTCCGCAGCTGTTCGACAAACACAGTCCCGCCATCACCGACCTTGAGTTGGCGACCTGGTATGCATTAAGCGGTGAGAAAGTCGGCGAGCGAGGCATCAATCAATTGGCTCATCGCGAACCCATGGAAGCTTTTGTGCTCAAGCAGCAGAAGCTTCTAAGCCATTGGCGCAGCCAGCTCAAAAGCATCCGCGCCGACCGCTTGAAGATGATCATTGAAGGTCATTTCCATCGCGCCGCGTGGTACTACGACTTTCGACAAAACGAGCAGATTCAACATCGGTTGGAGCGCGAGTTTAATTGCGTGGCCGCCATCTGTGACGATCAACAAGCTACCGAGCAACTGCAGGCGTATCTGGAGAAAAACCCGTTAGTGCAGGTGCCTGGCCTGGACACCCTGAATCTGGCTGACCAGGCGGACCTTCGCAAGAAACTTGCCGACCTCAGCGACTTCAGCATCAAACTCGCCGACGCCCCCGGCGTAGTGCGCGACATGGATGCACTGGCGAACCAGTTCAATAGCCTGATGCGCCAGAGCCTGCCCAACTACGACAACCTGAATACCCGGTTTAGTGGTTTGAACAGTTTGCTGGGCAGTGCTTATGATCCGGCGCGGCAGTTGCGGGTGGCTGCGCGTCTGGCTCAGGCACAACTGGATTTTCAGCGGGGCGCATCGATTGACCCCAATGATTTCATTCGCAGCATTGGACCTGCCGCGCGGCTTCGCCTACTGAGTGCCTACGCGTCCAGCGGCTTACAATTGAGGGTCGCCTCCGCCTCCGAAGTCGAACTGTTTACCCGCGACCGAAGCGCTGCCCTTGCCCTGCGTGAGGACCTCAAGGCGCTTTATAAGGAGCGTCGTGAAAAGTTCAGAGGACAGACGACCGATGCCGATCCGATTGGCTCTCGAAAGCGGCTGAATGAGAATATCAACCTCGTCAAATATCAACTGGGCCCCATAGAAGAGCGCCTCAGTCTGGCGCTGACACCCGGCGGCGGTGCAGGCCAGTTTGGCTTGGTGCTGGGCAATATGGACCCGCAACTCAATGAGGAAATGCGCCGCACGGTGAACGACTACCGCAGCACCGGGACATACAAAGGGCCGATGCGCGGCGTGCTGAAATCCCCGGGTGATCAGATCGCGGTGGTGTTGTTTTACTTTCAGGCGATGAAGTTTTTTGATGTGGCTTCGAAGGTCAGGTCAAAAGAGGATCGTGGATGGAAAGACGTATTCGATATCGGTGAGTCTTTTATCACGACGTTCTCTGCTGGCTTTGCTGCTGTTCAGGGTTTGTCTATCAATATTCTGCGAGCCCATATCGACCAGATGGAAAGTGCGGCTGGCAAGCTCAATACCATGAGTAAGCTGGGGAAGTGGTCGGCTTTTGCGGGGCTGGGCGCATTCGGTTTTGGAATCGGTGCAGCTGCATTTGATCTCGGCAAACACACAAAGCAGTGGATGAATGCTTTGGCAGAAGGTGATGGAAAAAAACTGGCAACGACGTCATTGCAATTGGCTGGCGATTCAATCTTGGCAGGGGCCAATGTATGGGCTTTAAAACATACGGCTTCCATCACCCGCGAGATTATGCGTAAGCCCATGGAGCTACGCGCTCTGGCTTGGGCTGAACGCAGCGTCCAGCTGGTCGGTATCGCGACCAGGGCCAACTTGATCGGAATCGCGGCAACGGGTCTGCAATTGATGGGTGAAGCACTCTTCAATTATTTCAATCTTGATGCTTTGAACAAATGGGTATTGCACAGCGCATGGGGCCAGCAGTCGCTCGGCCTGAGCCTGGATGAAGACTGGCGCAAGCTGGCCTCCATCGTCCAGCAACCCGTTTGCCAACTGATCCGTTCCGACCACGGCACCGAATTGCGCCTGACCTTCCCCGCCATACGCAGCGACGAAATGGAACGTCGAAAAGTCTGGATTGAAGCACTCCAGCGGCAAAAGGATTACAGCGCACCTTACGGATCACAAAACCCGGTCTATTGGGCGGTGTGCAGCGAAGCCCTGGCAGGGCAGCTCAAGCGAGTAGGACCAGCGGACGGTGCGTTGGTCCTCAGCCTCGACCTAAGCCCACTGATATCCGATCATTTTGGCCTCGCTATTGCGGTCAGTTATGACCTGGAAGAGCATCGCGATATAAGCCACCGGTCGACGTTTCACGTCCTGGATCTGCACCGCCAACAGGTTGAAGGTCGCTGGCGCGAGCGCAAGGGCGTCTTTGCTTACAAAGCAGAGACCGAGGAATCAATGCAGCTAACGGCCACGCCACCCTGGCTTCTGCGCGAAGTTGATCTGGGAGCATCTGATGCTGAATAG
- a CDS encoding CDP-alcohol phosphatidyltransferase family protein yields MISIYQLKPRFQNLLRPLVQRLFDRGVTANQVTLGACAVSIVIGALVALFAAHHWVFVLIPLWMIVRMALNAVDGMLAREFGQQSRLGAYLNELTDVIADSALFLPFALLPDVNLLLILMVTLWAIFSEYAGVLGPMIGASRRYDGPMGKSDRAFVFGVLGAGVAIGWFSGLWINIVLAVITALLVYTVVNRVRRGLAETPAPAASRDEK; encoded by the coding sequence TTGATTTCGATCTATCAGCTCAAACCCCGCTTTCAAAACCTGCTGCGGCCGTTGGTTCAGCGTTTGTTCGACCGAGGTGTGACGGCGAATCAGGTCACTTTGGGTGCCTGCGCGGTGTCCATCGTGATTGGCGCGTTGGTGGCGCTGTTTGCCGCGCATCATTGGGTTTTCGTGCTGATCCCGCTGTGGATGATCGTACGCATGGCGCTCAATGCCGTCGACGGCATGCTCGCTCGTGAGTTCGGCCAGCAGTCGCGACTTGGCGCTTACCTCAATGAACTGACCGATGTCATCGCTGACAGCGCGTTGTTCCTGCCTTTCGCGCTGCTTCCCGATGTGAACCTGTTGCTGATTCTGATGGTCACTTTGTGGGCGATTTTCAGTGAGTACGCCGGCGTGCTCGGCCCGATGATCGGCGCTTCGCGGCGTTATGACGGGCCGATGGGCAAGAGCGATCGGGCTTTTGTCTTCGGCGTGTTGGGTGCAGGCGTTGCCATCGGCTGGTTTTCAGGGCTGTGGATAAATATTGTCCTGGCCGTGATCACCGCGCTTCTGGTCTACACCGTGGTCAATCGCGTGCGCCGTGGCCTCGCCGAAACACCTGCTCCAGCAGCCTCCCGCGACGAAAAATAA